TCACGCGCAGTTCCGCGCAATAGGTACAAATTACAACCAAGTCGTGAAGGAACTGAGGCTGCATTTTTCCGAGAAAAAGGCGATGGCGTTGCTCTACAAGCTGGAGCAACAGACCGTCGAACTCGTGAAACTGAGCCGCCAGATTGTGGAACTTTCAAGGGAAATGGAGGCGAAATGGTCGCAAAAATCAGTGTAGGCAGCTCGTTGTACGGCGCGATTGCCTACAACGGGGAGAAGATCAACGAGGCGCAAGGGCGGCTGCTCACTACCAACCGTATCTATAATGACGGTTCGGGAACGGTGGACATCAACAAGGCAATGGAGGGCTTCCACACCTTTCTGCCGCCACAGATGAAAGTGGAGAAGCCGGTGGTGCATATCTCGCTCAATCCGCACCCGGAGGATGTACTGACCGATGCGGAATTGCAGGATATAGCCCGCGAGTATCTGGAAAAACTCGGTTTCGGCAACCAGCCGTATCTCGTTTTCAAGCATGAGGACATCGACCGCCACCATCTGCATATCGTGACGGTCAGGGTGGACGAGAACGGCAGGAGCATAGACACTCGGAACAATTTTTACCGAAGCAAGCAGATAACACGCGAACTGGAACGGAAGTACGGTCTACACGACGCGGAACGCAAGAACCGCCGTCTTGACACGCCGCTGTGCGAGGTGGACGCCTCTGCGGGCGACGTGAAGAAGCAGGCGGGGAATATTGTCAAGGTTCTGAACGGGCAGTACCGTTTCCAGACGATGGGCGAATACCGCGCACTCCTTTCCTTATATAATATGACGGTGGAGGAAACGCACGGCAATGTGCGCGGACGCGAGTATCACGGGCTGGTCTATTCCGTCACGGATGACATGGGCAACAAAGTCGGTAA
The Bacteroides caecimuris DNA segment above includes these coding regions:
- the mobB gene encoding conjugal transfer protein MobB, whose translation is MVAKISVGSSLYGAIAYNGEKINEAQGRLLTTNRIYNDGSGTVDINKAMEGFHTFLPPQMKVEKPVVHISLNPHPEDVLTDAELQDIAREYLEKLGFGNQPYLVFKHEDIDRHHLHIVTVRVDENGRSIDTRNNFYRSKQITRELERKYGLHDAERKNRRLDTPLCEVDASAGDVKKQAGNIVKVLNGQYRFQTMGEYRALLSLYNMTVEETHGNVRGREYHGLVYSVTDDMGNKVGNPFKSSLFGKSVGYEAVQRKFARSKQEIKDRKLAGMTKRTVLSVLEGTYDKDKFVATLKEKGIDTVLRYTEEGRIYGATFIDHRTGCVLNGSRMGKELSANALQEHFTLPYAGLPPVPLSVPVEAGEDMRGQGASDDESMAGGVGLLTSEGPAVDAEEEAFIRAMQRKKKKKKRKGLGM